The nucleotide sequence TCTGGCCTCTCAGTTCTTTCTGCACCTTCACATGCTATGATGTTAAGTGCATCCTGCCCAAATAGTATCTTCTCAATCATCTTTCTTGCTTTGTTGTCCGGTGGAGGAAAATTTGCATCAAGCATGTCAAACATTGAAGAATAATGGAACATAACCTCTTTGAAGCGTTGTATGAAGAAGGGTGAACAGCTTAACCCACTCACGATGCCCAAAATAAGAATCTTTGGGTTCATCCTCCTCATAGTTTTTAGCACCCTATCCCTACTATTTACGGCTTCGGTTTCATGGCCGAGATTCTTCATCCGGAACATGCAGTTGATTATCAGAACCTCATCCTCGTCAATGTTAAGATCCTCAATTTTAATGGTATCCCATCTTGAAGCGGCAATGCCCTGATACTGAAAAGGTACCTTGAACATGTTTGCATAATCAGCCAACCGCTTCCCTGTCTCCTCAATCATTTCACAGGGGTGGAAACCTGGCTGAGGAACGTCTATACCTGTGATCCGAAGCTTAGGGGCTCCCTCTTCTTGCTGTGAAAACCTCTGAATCATTAATGGCCACTGAAGGCCGAAGCCGATACCAAAATCAACGATGTGCACCCTTGGTTGCCCTTGTGAAACACCAAGAATTGCTTGGCTGGCAAAGTAGTGTGCCGTCCTGTCGAAAGGGCAGGATGAATGAAAATGGCTGCAAGCGTCTAACCAATCTGTGGTACTTGTTCGCCTCTCCATGAGGTTGCGATAAACCTGACTCCCGATCCCAGCCAAGCGTGCCTCGAGGCCATCCGCCAAGTAAAATGCCAGTCTCTGAGTACAATCACCATCTGCTGAGGAGTGCTGTCTTATCTTCTTTAGGAGTTCACTGGCCTCCAGGTGGTCGTGTTCTGCCACAGCTTGTGCGCATTGGACGAGGAGAGTCCCGAGATCAACCAACTCTCTCCTCGGTTGCTTCCTCTGCCATAACTTCTGATGTCCTTTGCTCCGGCCTTTCATCGAGCTCTTGTTGCCTTCCTCTGCCATAACTTCTGATGTCCTTTGCTCCGGCCTTTCATCGAGCTCTTGTTGCCTTCCTCTGCCATCCCTCTTCGCGATCTTGTCATTTGTTCAAAACTCTTCCGACCATAGCATAGCAGAATCCGGTCGAATTTTTCATTTCGAATTATTGCACAAGTGGTGAAGGCAAGATGTTTATTGCTCCTTCCTTCCAAGATATCCCAGTCCCTTGGGTCTGCCACCTCAAAGATTGCATTTTCGCTCCTCTCTCCTACTTTCTCATTTGTAGTCAGTTTGGTAATAGAAAGTATGCCATTCTCTAAATATATCACCAGCTTATCAATACTTGGAGCAGCCATCGTTGCCTCCTTGACACCTCTCTGACGATGCAAGGCAGGGAAACCAGATCTAAAAGTCGGTCCAACACTTATAAATGGATGTTTTTGTAGAGAAAGACTCCTATTGCAGGTATATGGACTCAACGGGTTTGTTAAGGGCTGTAACATGCTGTAACTGGAATTGTCATTACTGAAGCTAGCGCTCCAGAGCCTCTTGTAACGGCTGGTCCAACTATTATGAGAGTTACCTGTTTCGTTGTTGCTATGCAATGGCGGCCAGTTAGTAGCTGGCGGGTATACCGGCCCAAGGATGTCACGGAATGGCTTCTCGGCAGCCTGGAGAGCAGCCTCCTCTTGGCACATGCCGACCAGTGTCTCATCAACGTCCTCCATTAGCATCTGGCTTATGCAGTGAAGAGCATCGTTTGATCTGATCCGGCGGTGCTCAGGGCTACTACCCCCTGCGGCAATCTGAAATTGGTTTTGTACAAGGCTGCTATTAAAGTTGCACAACCCGGGGCCGGTGGCTGCAGCATGCAGATACGtgcttgctccagtggttgttggCTGGGCCAGGAACAGCGGACTACTCAGGTCATAGCTGTCCACGGTGAGTTGCTGCTGGGAAGAGGAGGCGCTGTCCAGATCGTCAAGGAGAGGTTCGATCGCCATTCTGGAAAACCTCCTCCTATTTCCACTTCAAATGGAGGATTCTCCTGGCAGAACTGAACAAGACGCATGCGATTTTTCTTTGTACCACAGCAAATGAATCAGGTTGTTGCCTGcacacatacacacaaaaaaaGAGAGGGaaatttaagcttatttatgtgaGGTAATTTTTTACTTCACATTGCTCATCTGCTAGTCTGGAGTGATCCAGACTCCAATTGTTGGTGTCTGTCCGTAAAACGGAATTCCGCTCGGCGAGCACTTATTATTTTCCCTCATCTTCAGCTTATGACTATTTTGGCATGCCATACTGATGAAAAAGGAATTTTCGAGGGCATGCGGAAGCGAGCATAACTACTATTTTACCTGGTTAAACCTAGAATGTTTAGCATCAATATAGCAGAAAAAAGGACTCACCTCTGGTACTTGTCACGGCGATTTTGAAATTACGACGCCCCTAATAGCATTGTTCCTTTTTATTTGCAGGAGGCTCCTCATCTGATCTGAGCAAGTAGCCAAAGCAGGGAAACACACATTTTGGTTatcaagcagcagcagcaggatcaGATCAGAAGCTTGGAGAAGGGAGGGAGAGGAAGGGGTCTTGTTATTAAACTGAGCATATACTGAGCTGTGGTGGCGATGTAAACCAAGTGTTTTGTTCCCAGCAACAGCCATGGTGATTGTGACAGAGGATGGTCCAGATTACAGCTGTTATCCTGTCGATTCGCCCTAGGCCCGACGGCCCATCATCGGACATATAAAGAAAGGTTTCAGTCATTATCAAGGTTCCTAATTGAGCGATACAGTTGTACAGTAGTACCAATGTTCAAGGAGTGTAAACACCTCTGAATTTTGTTTACAGCATCCACAGCAGTGTTAACCATGCATCTGCGACATCCAGACGCAATCTGTTAAAAATTCCGAGGTCGCTGAAAAAAAGGAGACGCActattcttattttccttttttcctttttccattcCACTTGATAGTTGATACTATATAGTTTTGGTTGAATTTTTCAATACTTCTCATTAAATAATCCCTTTTTCTGTTACTATTTCCACTATATTTTGATATTGGTTTCGTGGTATCATACAAAGCGTGGTATCACAATAGTGTATATATATTCTCTCGGCGCCGTATATGATAAAAGTAATATGAGTCCGTGCTCTTATATATAATAACAAAACAAAATACTGTTTACCTTGACGAAAACGACAGAAATGGGCAGACAATGGCGTATTTTCTTTGATCTCCATAGAGAAAGGCATCATATTTTTGTACGAGTCACCTATAATTGTAACTTGTTCCCGCATAAAAAAAAACAATTGTAACTCGTTCACCCAATATATAATTCACATTTCATATGATTTCATTTAGGGCTCACCTTTTCCTTTTGGACAGCAGGGACATCTTGTTCATCCGATGAAAGTGGgtccgattttttttaaaaatgtgaGGGGGGGAGGGTCTTATTTTTCTTGGATGAATTCTGGGCCTGACAAGGTGGGCCTAACATGACACAGCCCAGGCCCAGCCAAACAACGACTCAGTATAGTACGTAAACGCTCTCGGAAGGCGGAAAAAAGCCTCCTCTGTTTCCTCTTCGGTTCGCCCTAAACCCCTTCCCCCTCTGCTCCTCCGCGACCTCCCTCTCCATGGCCGCCAAGAGGAAGCTCggcaggccgccgccgccggcggctgcGGCTCCAGCGGCGCCGAAGGCTAAGGCCAAGGCGAAGGCCAAGGAAGACGACGCGGAGGGGCTCTTCTCCTCGCGCTCCTTCGCCGACCTCGGCCTCCACCCCACCCTCTGCGCCCACCTCCaaggtccctccctccctccctccccctctccaactccccACGCCTCTGTGTCCCTAGTCCACTGTCTTCCATGTATTTTCCGCTTCCTGTTCGAGCTTCCCGTCGAAACAGCGACTAATTGAGGCATTTAGTCAGCAGCATCCCGTCAAATTAGTGCAGAAAGAACACAAATTTCATGGCTCTCCGTCCCAATATGGAACGGATGGAGCATAGATTCTTGGTTGCTGCCTGCTGGGTCAAATCTAGCAGAAGAGCTCACATATTTCGGTGAGATTTTGTGTATGGGATGCCCAAGTAGGATGCCTCTGTATCCTGCCGAGCACAGCCTGTGCACATTCTGCAGAAACTAATGTATACTTCTTACTCCCTTCAGCCTGCTTGCTGATGGTTCTGTGGTCTCGTTTCTCCGGTGCAGATAAGATGGGTTTCCAGGGGCCGACGCGGATCCAGGCCCAGGCGATCCCCGTCGCCATGTCAGGGCAGCACCTGTACGCGCCCATCAGAACCTCATTTTGCTCGACTGCATAAAATGCATTACCGCTTCTGTATTCAAAGGTTTCTTCGTTGTTGTTTGCGCTGCCAACCGCAGGCTCGTGAAGGCAGCGACCGGCACCGGGAAGACGCTCGCGTACCTCGCGCCGATCGTCCACCTCCTCCAGATGAGGGAGCCTCGTGTCGAGAGAACTCACGGAACTTTTGGTAATGGCTCATTGCGCTCTGCTcttgttcctttttcttttttgctgCGTATACGTGGTGGATATGCTCTGTTTATCATGGTATTTTTTTTGTCATTATATCTGGTTGGTAGTTACTTATATCTGATGGAATTCAGCTATGTTACCAGTCTTTACAAGGAAAGTTGCTGATAAGCTGATTGATATGTCGGCTGAAAGCCTGAAACATAACCGAAAGGTCCAACAGAAACTATATCATATAACTATATAATTGAACTCTATCAGTTGCTATATGAAGGGTCCCTGATTAAATTCATCGATCAAATTTCAATGGAGCTGCAAAACTGTAAATCACTCTATTTACCTTGTGAAGAACCCTCGATATTCTGAATGATGTTACTAATTATTTGACCTGCAGCGTTGGTAATTGTTCCAACGCGAGAGCTGTGCTTGCAGGTTTATGGGATTGCGCAGCAGTTGGTGCATCGCtttcactggcttgtccctgggtaTGTAATGGGTGGTGAGAGCAGATCAAAAGAGAAAGCAAGACTGCGGAAAGGTATATCTTGTCCCGTCAAGGAGTTGACGCAACTTCTCATATAAAATGTTGCCTTCATACTACAATCTTGTATTTTGACTCCACATGTTTTCTCTAGGAATATCAATCCTAATTGCCACTCCTGGGCGCCTTCTGGACCACTTACAGCATACTTCATCATTTGTTTATTCAAATTTGCGCTGGATAGTTTTCGATGAAGCTGACAGGTCTGCTAGTCATAAATTCATCGTTTTCTTGACGTTCTTATCCAATGGACACAGCTCTTACTGCAACGGTGTTTATTTGTATTCATGCAGCATTCTTGAGCTTGGTTTTGGAAAAGCAGTCGAGGATATACTAGGGCTCTTGGGTTCCAGGAATGATGCTTCCGATGAGAATAAAAGCAAAACTGACCCTATGCAAAGGCAAAACCTTCTCTTATCAGCAACTCTCAACGAAAAGGTGAACCGCTTAGCCAACATTAGTTTGAAGAACCCAGTGATGATTGGACTTGACGAACAAAACAAGCCTTCTGAGAGGTCCAGTGCCCTAGGGAAGAAGCACACTTCCTTATTATCTGATGATGAGGACGAAATGCCTAAAAAGCACAATAATGTAGTGGAACCTGCGGTTGATGATTTTAAGCTTCCTGCACAGTTGGTTCAAAGATATGTTAAAGGTAGCGGAAATTTGCTCGCTTGGAACTTTACATTCTTGTCATGTTTTGCTTTTGTAGTTACCGCAATGCTTTTTGTTTTATGCAGTTTCATGTGGTTCGAGGCTTGCGGTTCTCCTTACCATTCTGAAATCTCAATTTGAAAGACAAGTGTCCCAGAAGGTATTTTCTATATACCATGAAGCTGTTTAACTTTCACTAGCCTTTTTATTTTTACCGCAAGTTTTGCTTGTCACAATGTACGCTCTGGAGGTCCTGAGAATTGAGTTAGTTTTCTTCTTCCTTCGGCAGGTTGTTGTTTTCATGTCAACATGTGACGCTGTAGATTTCCACCACACTGTACTCAGCCAGCTTGAGTGGAGCCGTGGCCTCGCATTAGACACAGATAAGAAGCAAAAATTTCTTGGCTGCAAGGTGTTCCGTCTACATGGTAACATGGACCAGGAAGACCGCAAAAAGTCATACCTGGGATTCAGTTCTGAAAAATCTGCAATCCTTGTATGTACTGATGTTGCTGCCAGAGGCTTGGACATTCCGAAAGTTAGGTGCATCATACAGTATGATTCACCTGGGGAGGCTTCTGAATATGTTCACAGGTACCTTAAGCATCTCATGTCATGCATTTTTAGGTTATACTGGTCTCATAGTTTCTCCATAATTGTTGCCAGATTCTTTGTTCATATGCAACTGAATGAAGCAAGCACACATAGTTCTTTCTCTTCATTACTGTCAATCTTGTACACTGTTTAGCTCTTTCTTGTGAACGCTATGGCGTTTTCTAGTTTTTTTAAAGAAGATTTGATGTTATAAGCTAATAAAGACAGTTTACCTCATACTTCGTCTGCACTATCATCTTCGTCTGGGCATGCTTCAGTTTCAATAACATCAGTTGTTTGTTATAGGGTTGGAAGAACTGCAAGGATTGGTGAAAAGGGAGAGGCCCTCCTGTTTCTCCAACCTGTCGAACTTGACTACTTGAAAGACCTAGAGCTACATGGTGTATCTCTGACAGAATACCCCTTCCAAAAGGTTTTAGACGGTTTCCCCGTGAATGGGGAGAAGCCTCTCAAGAGGAAGCCAATATCTTTAGATATGCACCCATGGATACTCTCTGTACAGAGAACGCTGGAAAATTACGTCGCATCCGAGGTAACACACATCTTTTTATTTTCTTCCTTCGGTGGACTCTTGCCATCTCGAGTAGCTGGAAGAACAGCTCCGATTGCACGTTTATTGTGAATATCATGCTTCTGCCGATCTCAACAAGTGTGCTATCGTATTCTCTTATCTAGGCCACAACAAATAAGCTTGCCAGAGATGCCTTCTGTTCCTGGCTTCGCGCTTACACCGCCCACCGCGGTGAGCTGAAGAAGATTTTCATGGTGAAGAAGCTCCACCTGGGACATGTCGCGAGAAGCTTCGGGTTGAAGGAGCAACCCTCGCTGGTCGGGAGGTCGCACCAGGTGCAactcaagaagaggaagaaagaacaGAAACGCGAAGGACAAGGACCGACCAAACGGAGAAAATTCCCCACCAAGAAGTGAATTCCCATATGGCAATAGAAGATCATCACACAGGAGACAGCACCTGATGGATGGTGGATCATGAAACTAACAGCAGCAGCGATTTTTTGCAAGAAACTCATGAGAGCTAGACAACTAATTTACTGTGCAACCACAGGATTTTGTCATGTGTAACTTGGATGTAAAATGTTTGATTATCTTTGATCATAACTCTCGTCTTGTTTGTCAAAACCTCATGCTCGTCTGTTCATCCGTTTGGAAGCAAGTGCTCGCTCGAAATCACGAAATAACAAAATCTCACGATGATCTACATGTTAAAACATTTTATTGAACCGACGCAAGAGAATGATATCCAATAGTTACATGTCAAGCATACCGAACATGTTCTGCCAACAGCTGATATGCTAAGATGGTTCTATCAAAATTACACTGGGATTCAGAAACGACGTTGCTGCCTGAACCGATTTTGATACAATGCTGTTCTAGGGCTCTTCAATAATCTACAGAGTTCTGGTGAATTTTTTTTCTCTCCAGCCAATCCGATCCCAAATCACGGTATGTTCAACAAAGGGGCTTCTCATCAAAAGTGAGCCAAACTGTACACAAGGATCCATGAAAGCTGCAagcaacacaacaacaacaatcatctTGTCAGTTTGTCAGTAACCATCATCTTCTGATTGAATATGCATTGCCAAATAAGTAATGTGCTTGCTATCTGCTACCACTACTTCAAGtttttatgtactccctccgttcctaaatatccgtctttttagagatttcaaatggactaccatatacggatgtatatagacatattttagagtgtagattcactcattttgctccgtatgtagtcactcgttgaaacctctagaaagacaaatatttaggaacggagggagtacttgctactGCAGTTGCACATGGCAGTCTGGATTTCAGAATGGTTACAGAGAAGTGAGAACCGCAACATCATGACGGTAGAAAGAACCAAGAAAGGCAGTCTGGGTTTCAGAATGATTTTCAGATTTGCTTGGGACACAACTAGATTGGAACTGATGAAACAAAAACTGTTGAATGAAAGGCTTTACCAGGAAAAGGGTGAAAGATGCGAACATCCCCTCCTGAAGCagcgcgccatggcctccgaattCTTCCTCGTCGACCTTCAATAGGTGCGCATAGTACCAGTAAATTATGCCAGAAGAAATGGCCACGAACCTGTGAGAAGTCAGGCAGTATATAACCATCAAGAGCTCACATACAGGTACCCAAAACAGGGCCCTAATGACTGAAAACATATATTCCAACAAAAAAATACATCTCAATGGGCTCATGGCAGCAACACTGGATCTCAATTTTGTGCGAAAACCTTGCACGCATTCCAAATTTGAAAACAGCTAATTATTACTCACAATCCCAGAAATAACTGAAACGGCAAGAACCATACACCCCGGGCAGGCcgaaaaaaaaagagaggagatccTCAATTGAGGTACTACAAGAACATGTGTGCTGTGCTCAGGCCTTGCAAATCCAGCAACTCCCTGAACAACATATTCCCCCTAAAATTCGTTCAACTCCAGCAGCACCCCCAAATGGCACCCCCTAAATAACATTTGTAACGGCTAGTTCTCCAAGGAAGGGGAACCTTGGCGCAGCGGTGAAGCTGTTGGAGTCACGGGttcgagtcctggaaacagccaCTTGCAAAATACCAAAGGGAGGAGGCTCCCCTGACAAACCG is from Triticum aestivum cultivar Chinese Spring chromosome 1B, IWGSC CS RefSeq v2.1, whole genome shotgun sequence and encodes:
- the LOC123104225 gene encoding DEAD-box ATP-dependent RNA helicase 17, producing the protein MAAKRKLGRPPPPAAAAPAAPKAKAKAKAKEDDAEGLFSSRSFADLGLHPTLCAHLQDKMGFQGPTRIQAQAIPVAMSGQHLLVKAATGTGKTLAYLAPIVHLLQMREPRVERTHGTFALVIVPTRELCLQVYGIAQQLVHRFHWLVPGYVMGGESRSKEKARLRKGISILIATPGRLLDHLQHTSSFVYSNLRWIVFDEADSILELGFGKAVEDILGLLGSRNDASDENKSKTDPMQRQNLLLSATLNEKVNRLANISLKNPVMIGLDEQNKPSERSSALGKKHTSLLSDDEDEMPKKHNNVVEPAVDDFKLPAQLVQRYVKVSCGSRLAVLLTILKSQFERQVSQKVVVFMSTCDAVDFHHTVLSQLEWSRGLALDTDKKQKFLGCKVFRLHGNMDQEDRKKSYLGFSSEKSAILVCTDVAARGLDIPKVRCIIQYDSPGEASEYVHRVGRTARIGEKGEALLFLQPVELDYLKDLELHGVSLTEYPFQKVLDGFPVNGEKPLKRKPISLDMHPWILSVQRTLENYVASEATTNKLARDAFCSWLRAYTAHRGELKKIFMVKKLHLGHVARSFGLKEQPSLVGRSHQVQLKKRKKEQKREGQGPTKRRKFPTKK